From the Variovorax paradoxus genome, the window GCGGGCGTGGTCCTCGGATTCGCTGTCGGAGTTCTCCAGCAGCACGCAGTAAGGCACCGCCTCGTCCTGAATGAAGGGCACGCGCAGTTGCGGCATGTGCTTGTCGACCAGGCTCAGTGCGAACTTGCCCATCACCTCGAAGCCGGTAAGGCCCGAGCCGAGGTGCTTGTGCGCGAGGCCCAGCAGCGTGACCGCGTGGTCGAGCGAAGGCACGGCGGCCCAGGCGGTGAGCTGCGCCGCGGGCAGCGGGTAGAGCTTCATGGTCGCGGCGGTGATGATGCCCAGCGTGCCTTCGCTGCCCACGATCAGGTCGCGCAGGTCGTAGCCGGTGTTGTCCTTGCGCAGGCCGCTGGTGCCTTCCCAGATCTCGCCCTGCGGCGTGACCACTTCGAGGCCCAGGCACAGCTCGCGCGTGTTGCCGTAGCGCACCACCTGCGTGCCGCCCGCGTTGGTGGCAAGGTTGCCGCCGATGGTGCAGCTGCCTTCGGCGGCCAGGCTCAGCGGGAACAGGTAGCCGGCCTTTTCTGCGGCCTCCTGCAGCGTCTGCAGGATGCAGCCGGCCTCGACCGTCATCGTGAGGTTGGCGCCGTCGATGGTGCGGATCGCGTTCAGCCGCTGCAGGCTCAGGACCACCTGCGTGCCGCTGTCGTCCGGAATCGAGCCGACGGCCAGGCCGGTGTTGCCGCCTTGCGGAATCACCGGCGCGCCGGCTGCCGCGCAGGCCTTGACCACGTCGGCCACCTGCTGCGTGGTGCCGGGGCGCACCACGGCCAGCGACTTGCCGCGCGCACGCTTGCGCCAGTCCTGCTCGTAGGCCGTGAGGTCGCCCTCGTTCAATACATGCTGGGCGCCGACGATGGCGCGCAGCTGGTCGATCAGTTCGGAAGGTTGGGTCATTGGGTGGAAGCCTCCAGTTGTCGGGCGGCGGCAGCGGCCGCCCTGGCGTGGCGCAGCCGAAGCCGCACATGCCAGGCGCAGGCCGCGAAGAGCACGAGGCACAGCAGCACCTCGGCCAGCGCGAGCGCTTGGCTCATGCGGTCGATGTCGCTCCAGGCGCGGACCACGCCCTCGGTGAAATAGAGCCAGACCATCAGGCTGACCCAGCGGTAGGTGTACATGCGGTTCTTCCACAGGCCCGCGAGCGGAATCACCAGCGGCAGCACCTTCAGCGCCAGCAGCGAGCCGCCGGGGCGCAGCGGCGCAAGCCACAGTTCCCAGGCCAGGCCGAGCACGACGAGGCCGAGCACGCTGCCCACGGCGGCCCAGCGGGTCGCGCGAACGGAAGAGGGCGGCAGCGGCTGATTGGCATTCATGAGCGGGATACCGCGGAACCGGCTTCGCCGGGCCGCCGGTATCGCCCCGTCGAAAGGGGGATCGTGCAGCGACGCGAAGTGCGCGGAGGCTGGGGGAAAGTTCAACTCCTATGATACCGGCCATGAATCGAAGGCAGCTTTGGAGGGATCTTTCGCGCTTTCCGTGGCGCAACACCGCGGCGGTGCTGGGCGAGCGCTTTCGCGAGGACAAGCTCGGCCTCACGGCCAGCAGCCTGACGTTCACGACGACCATCGCGATGGTGCCGTTCTTCACGGTGGCGCTGGCGCTGTTCACGGTGTTCCCGATGTTCGCCAAGATGCAGGGCCGCCTGCAGCGCTGGCTCATCGAGAGCCTGATTCCCGAGAACATTTCGCGCCAGGTGCTCGGCTACCTCAACCAGTTCGCGAGCAAGGCCAGCGGCCTGGGCATCGCAGGCCTGATCGTGCTGGTGATCACGGCCATCGCGCTGATCCTCACGATCGACAAGACGCTCAACAACATCTGGCGCGTGCGCTCGCCGCGGCCCTTCGCGCAGCGGGTGCTCATCTACTGGGCCGCCATCACTCTGGGGCCGGTGATCCTGGCGGTGAGCCTGTCGACCACCTCGTACGTGGTCTCGGCCACCAGCGACGTGGTGGGGCGCGGCATGGTGAAGCTGTTCTTCGACACCTTCGAGTTCGCGCTGCTGGCGGTGGGGATGGCCTCGCTGTACCACTACGTGCCCAACACCAACGTGCGCTGGTCGCATGCTTGGGCGGGCGGCATCTTCGTGGCGGCCGCCATCGAGATCGCCAAGCGGGTGCTGGGCTACTACCTGAGCCTCGTGCCGACCTATTCGGTGCTGTACGGCGCATTCGCCACCTTCCCGATCCTGCTGGTCTGGATCTACGTGGCCTGGGTGATCGTGCTGCTCGGCGCGGTGATCGCGGCGTACCTGCCGAGCCTGCTGACGGGCGTGGCCCGGCGCGGCGGCACCGCCGGCTGGCCGCTCCAGCTCGCCATGGAGGCCTTGCAGCATCTGGCGCGCGCGCAGGCCACGCCGCACAAGGGCATGGGCGCGACCGAACTGGTGACGCGCATGCGGGTCGATGCGCTGCAGCTCGCGCCGGTGCTCGAAACCCTCGTCGCGCTCGACTGGATCGCGCCGCTGGCCGAGGAGCCGGCCAATGAGGACCCGCGATACGTGCTGCTGGCGGACCCGTCGACGCCCATCGAGCCGCTGCTCAAGGAACTGATGATGCCCCGCGCGGAACCGCTCGAGGACCTGTGGCAGAAAGGCCCGTTGCGCTCGCTGCGCCTGGGCGATGTGCTGCTGATCTAGGCTCTCCCCCAGGCTGCGCGCACTTCATGCCGCTGCGCCAACCCCCTTCCGGGGGCGACACCTGCGGCCCGGCGGAGCCGGTTCCGCGGTGTCTCGCGAACCGGAGCCCGCGATCCCGCGCGCATGAAGCGCTCTGGCGCGGTGCTCAGAGCTTGAATGGTCCGATGTGCAAGCTCCCTTCGAGGGTGACCCCCGGGCGACACGAAGTGCGCGCAGGTTCGGGGGCGGGCTAGATCTTCACGCGCCCGAGCCAGATGTCGCGGTACATCGCCCAGTCGCCCATGAAGGAGTAGAGCGGCCGCTTGAAGGAGGCCGGCCTGTTCTTCTCGAAGCCGAAGTGGCCGACCCAGGCGAAGCCGTAGCCCGCCACCAGTCCGGCCAGCAGCCACCAGGGGTTGAACGTGACGACCAGCGCCACCAGGCACAGGAGCGAGATCGTCGAGCCCGCGAAATGCAGGCGCCGGCAGGCGAGGTTGGCGTGCTCGGTCAGGTAGAACGGATAGAACTCGGCAAAGCTCTCGAAACGGCGCGGATCGACGGCAGATCCGGGGGCGGTCGTGGTGTTCATCGGACGGATCTCCTTGCTGTGTGCTGCGGGAGGGCTTTGTCCATAATAGCCACGGCCTTGCGATGGCACCATCCGGTCATTCCTTCCCACCTTAGACGCATCGACCTTGAGCGCACTACCCGACGCCTCCAGCACCCCCGAATCGGCCGGACCGGCCGGCGATGCGCCGTGGGTCGTGTGCCTGTGCGCCGAGTGGTGCGGCACCTGCCGCGACTACCGGCCCCTGCTCGAGCAGGTGGCGCGCGCGCACCCGCAGATGCGCTTTGCCTGGGTCGACATCGAGGACCACGCCGACATCGCCGACGCCTTCGACGTCGAGACCTTCCCCACGCTGCTCGTGGCAGGCGCCGACGGCACGCGCTTTCTGGGCCCGCTGCTGCCGCACGCCGAAACGCTCTCGCGCATGCTTTCCGCGCTGCAGCCGCCCAAGCCGTCGAGCCTCGACGTCGACCTGCTGCTGGCGGTGTTGAACAGAAAGCCGGCCGCCTTCACGGTCTGACCCCCAACCTTTCCCGCGGACTCCCATGAAGATCCTGATTTTTGGCGCCACCGGCATGGTGGGGCAGGGCGTGCTGCGCGAGTGCCTGCTGGCGCCCGACGTGGAAAGTGTGGTCGCCGTCGGCCGCAACCCGACGGGACAGCAGCACGCGAAACTGCACGACCTGGTCCACAAGGACATGTACGACTACGGCGCCATCGAGGCGCAGTTGCAGGGCTTCGACGCCTGCTTCTTCTGCCTGGGCGTGTCGTCGGTCGGCATGAAGGAGCCCGAGTACAGGCGCATCACCTACGACCTGACGCTGGCCGCGGCCACGGTGCTGGCGCGGCTCAACCCCGGCATGACCTTCACCTACGTGACCGGTGCCGGCACCGACAGCAGCGAACGCGGCACCAGCATGTGGGCGCGCGTGAAGGGCGCCACCGAGAACGCGTTGCTGCGCCTGCCCTTCAAGGCGGCATTCATGTTCCGCCCCGGCATGATCCAGCCCCTGCATGGCATCCGCTCGAAGACGCCGCTGTACGACGCGGCCATCGTCGTGCTCAAGCCCGTGCTGGGACTGGCGTTCAGGCTGTGGCCGAACCGGGTGACGACAACCGAGAAGCTCGGGCGCGCCATGCTCGCCGTCGCGCGCAAGGGCGCGCCGAAGGCGGTGCTCGACCCGGCGGACATCAACGCGCTGGGCTGAGTTGCGTCCTCGGGCCAAGCTCCTGCGCGCGCTGGGCAGCCTGCTGCTGTCGGGCACCTGCGTGGTGCCGGGCGCACATGCCCAGCCCCATGCGCCGCCGAAAGACACCTGGCCGCAGCGCCCCATCCGCATCGTCGTGCCGTTCTCGGCCGGCGGCGGCAGCGACATGGTGGCCCGCGCGTTCGCACAGAGCCTCGCGGCGCAGCTCGGGCAGCCGATCGTGGTGGAGAACAAGCCCGGCGCGGCCACTGTCATCGGCACCGAATCGGTCGTGCGGGCCGCGCCCGACGGCTACACGCTGCTGCTGTCGAGTTCGACCAGCTTCAGCATCAACCCCGCGCTGCGCAAGCGCCTGCCGTACGACCCGTTGCGCGACCTGGCGCCCATCGCCATCGTCGCGCGCACTTCGCTCGCGCTGGTGGTGGGGCGGGAGGCGCCGTGGCATTCGCTGCACGAGGTGATCGCCGCGGCCAGGGCCGAACCCGGGCGCATCCGCTACGGCACATTCGGCGCGGGCTCGGGGCCGCACCTGGCGGGCGAGATGATTTCGAGGGCGGCGGGCATCCGGCTGCAGGCCATTCCGTACCGCACCACCGGCCAGCTCATGGTGGCGCTGAACAACAACGAGGTCGACCTGGGCATCGAGGTGGCCGGCGCAGTGGCATCGCAGGTGCAGGCGGGCACGATGCGCGCGATCGCCGTGCTGGGCCGCGAGCGCTCCCGCACCTTCCCCGAGGTGCGCACGCTCGCCGAGCAGGGGCTGCGCCAGGCCACCTTCGAGGCCTGGTTCGGTCTGGCTGCGCCAGTGCGCACGCCGGCGGCGGTGATCGGTAGGCTCTCGCGCGCCGTCACCGTGGCCGCAGGCGATGTAGAAGTTCAGGCGACGTTGCGCGCGCAGGGCATGGAGCCGATATCGCTCGGCGCGGCGGCCTTCCGCACCGAGGCGGAAGACGAGATTGCGCGCTACCGCGTCGAGGCGGAGCGCGCGGGCCTTTCGCTGGACTGAGGCGCCGGGGCTTCCGGCACCTCGAGGCTCAGGACAGGAAGTCGCGCAGCACGAACAGCACCTCGTCGGGCGCCTCGCTCATCAGCGAGTGGCCGGCGTGCACCGTGACCACCTTGCCGTTGCGCGCCTTGCCCACCAGGGCCTTGGTGGCGCGCGGCGGCGTCATCTGGTCGGCGTCGCCCAGCAGGAACAGCACCGGGCATTGCACCTTCTCGATGGCCGATTCGCCGTTGGCGTAGTCGTTGCACGCCTTGAAGCCGATGTGGAACACGTTGGCCTCTCGGTTGCTGGCCAGCACGCGGCGCATCAGCGCGCGGGAGCTGCCGTAGAGCCAGGTGCCCGGTCCGAGCGAGGAGGGCGGCGGCGCCAACAGCGAATGCGAGAAGGTGTTGACCATGGCGATGGCCCGCTGCGGGTCGCTCACCGAGCTTTCGAGCAGCGCGGGCGACACCACCATCGGATACGCGGTGCCGACCATCGCGAGCTGCGTGATGCGTTCCGGCGCGCGCGCGGCGGCCTCGAGCGCAATGAGCGAGCCGAAGCTGTGGCCGACCAGCGCCGCTTTCTGCACGCCCGCCGCGTCGAGCAG encodes:
- a CDS encoding FAD-binding oxidoreductase, which produces MTQPSELIDQLRAIVGAQHVLNEGDLTAYEQDWRKRARGKSLAVVRPGTTQQVADVVKACAAAGAPVIPQGGNTGLAVGSIPDDSGTQVVLSLQRLNAIRTIDGANLTMTVEAGCILQTLQEAAEKAGYLFPLSLAAEGSCTIGGNLATNAGGTQVVRYGNTRELCLGLEVVTPQGEIWEGTSGLRKDNTGYDLRDLIVGSEGTLGIITAATMKLYPLPAAQLTAWAAVPSLDHAVTLLGLAHKHLGSGLTGFEVMGKFALSLVDKHMPQLRVPFIQDEAVPYCVLLENSDSESEDHARARFEALLETAFEDGCVTDAVVAENLTQAHQLWHIRENIPLAQAEEGLNIKHDISIPVSRIPAFVEETDAMLKREIEGVRLVNFGHLGDGNLHYNVQAPENIDTKAFLKNEEERINTLVYDAVEKFGGSFSAEHGVGSLKVDKLEKHKSPVALEMMRAIKRGLDPKNILNPGRVIRV
- a CDS encoding Bug family tripartite tricarboxylate transporter substrate binding protein, which translates into the protein MRPRAKLLRALGSLLLSGTCVVPGAHAQPHAPPKDTWPQRPIRIVVPFSAGGGSDMVARAFAQSLAAQLGQPIVVENKPGAATVIGTESVVRAAPDGYTLLLSSSTSFSINPALRKRLPYDPLRDLAPIAIVARTSLALVVGREAPWHSLHEVIAAARAEPGRIRYGTFGAGSGPHLAGEMISRAAGIRLQAIPYRTTGQLMVALNNNEVDLGIEVAGAVASQVQAGTMRAIAVLGRERSRTFPEVRTLAEQGLRQATFEAWFGLAAPVRTPAAVIGRLSRAVTVAAGDVEVQATLRAQGMEPISLGAAAFRTEAEDEIARYRVEAERAGLSLD
- a CDS encoding YihY family inner membrane protein is translated as MIPAMNRRQLWRDLSRFPWRNTAAVLGERFREDKLGLTASSLTFTTTIAMVPFFTVALALFTVFPMFAKMQGRLQRWLIESLIPENISRQVLGYLNQFASKASGLGIAGLIVLVITAIALILTIDKTLNNIWRVRSPRPFAQRVLIYWAAITLGPVILAVSLSTTSYVVSATSDVVGRGMVKLFFDTFEFALLAVGMASLYHYVPNTNVRWSHAWAGGIFVAAAIEIAKRVLGYYLSLVPTYSVLYGAFATFPILLVWIYVAWVIVLLGAVIAAYLPSLLTGVARRGGTAGWPLQLAMEALQHLARAQATPHKGMGATELVTRMRVDALQLAPVLETLVALDWIAPLAEEPANEDPRYVLLADPSTPIEPLLKELMMPRAEPLEDLWQKGPLRSLRLGDVLLI
- a CDS encoding thioredoxin family protein — its product is MSALPDASSTPESAGPAGDAPWVVCLCAEWCGTCRDYRPLLEQVARAHPQMRFAWVDIEDHADIADAFDVETFPTLLVAGADGTRFLGPLLPHAETLSRMLSALQPPKPSSLDVDLLLAVLNRKPAAFTV
- a CDS encoding Mpo1-like protein — translated: MNTTTAPGSAVDPRRFESFAEFYPFYLTEHANLACRRLHFAGSTISLLCLVALVVTFNPWWLLAGLVAGYGFAWVGHFGFEKNRPASFKRPLYSFMGDWAMYRDIWLGRVKI
- a CDS encoding DUF2069 domain-containing protein, which gives rise to MNANQPLPPSSVRATRWAAVGSVLGLVVLGLAWELWLAPLRPGGSLLALKVLPLVIPLAGLWKNRMYTYRWVSLMVWLYFTEGVVRAWSDIDRMSQALALAEVLLCLVLFAACAWHVRLRLRHARAAAAAARQLEASTQ
- a CDS encoding NmrA family NAD(P)-binding protein, with the translated sequence MKILIFGATGMVGQGVLRECLLAPDVESVVAVGRNPTGQQHAKLHDLVHKDMYDYGAIEAQLQGFDACFFCLGVSSVGMKEPEYRRITYDLTLAAATVLARLNPGMTFTYVTGAGTDSSERGTSMWARVKGATENALLRLPFKAAFMFRPGMIQPLHGIRSKTPLYDAAIVVLKPVLGLAFRLWPNRVTTTEKLGRAMLAVARKGAPKAVLDPADINALG
- a CDS encoding alpha/beta fold hydrolase, which gives rise to MDYTVNGHATYCYTGGKPFDAAKPTVVFIHGVLNDHSVWILQSRWFANHGWNVLAVDLPGHCKSAGAPPASVEEAAQFVIALLDAAGVQKAALVGHSFGSLIALEAAARAPERITQLAMVGTAYPMVVSPALLESSVSDPQRAIAMVNTFSHSLLAPPPSSLGPGTWLYGSSRALMRRVLASNREANVFHIGFKACNDYANGESAIEKVQCPVLFLLGDADQMTPPRATKALVGKARNGKVVTVHAGHSLMSEAPDEVLFVLRDFLS